A genomic window from Catalinimonas alkaloidigena includes:
- a CDS encoding ATP-binding protein, producing the protein MDQITLLQEALRLSPDNLPLRKHLAATLFEADRYREAETEYRAVLQRDSDDRDAQLGLAKTFWHLGKASESSILLETLLERPPVPAEVHLFYARFLHHTQQYADAYDHYQTAVRADSSLADPQLANDLRLKLPADPNFQARNPAVETPGSEETSHISTERPKQTFADVGGMDAVKEEIRLKIIYPLQHAEMYRAYGKKIGGGILLYGPPGCGKTHLARATAGEVQASFISVSLDDILDMYIGNSEKNLAAIFEQARRQKPCVLFFDEVDALGANRTDLRKSGNRTLINQFLAELDGMDSDNDGLLILGATNAPWHLDNAFRRAGRFDRVIFVAPPDEAAREAILQLQLQGKPIEKIDYTSLARRATDYSGADLKAIVDLAVEQKLQEALRKGVPQPLTTSDLKAALGKHKPTTREWFATAKNYALYANESGLYDDILHYLKIKK; encoded by the coding sequence ATGGACCAAATCACCCTTCTTCAGGAAGCCCTTCGCCTTTCACCCGACAACCTGCCGCTTCGTAAACACCTGGCAGCCACCCTGTTCGAAGCCGATCGTTACCGTGAAGCGGAAACCGAATACAGGGCGGTGCTGCAACGCGACTCCGACGATCGCGACGCGCAACTGGGCCTGGCGAAGACCTTCTGGCACCTGGGCAAGGCCTCGGAATCGTCGATTTTGCTGGAGACGCTGCTGGAGCGTCCGCCCGTTCCGGCCGAAGTGCATCTGTTCTACGCCCGCTTTCTGCACCATACGCAGCAGTACGCCGATGCGTACGACCACTACCAGACGGCCGTGCGTGCCGACAGTTCGCTGGCCGATCCACAACTGGCGAACGACCTGCGGCTGAAACTCCCCGCCGATCCGAACTTCCAGGCACGGAACCCGGCGGTTGAAACGCCCGGATCGGAGGAGACTTCGCACATCTCGACCGAACGCCCGAAACAGACGTTTGCCGACGTAGGCGGCATGGACGCCGTGAAGGAAGAAATCCGGCTGAAGATCATCTACCCGCTGCAACACGCCGAGATGTACCGCGCCTACGGCAAGAAAATCGGCGGCGGCATTCTGTTGTATGGCCCTCCCGGCTGCGGCAAAACGCACCTGGCCCGTGCCACGGCCGGGGAAGTCCAGGCGTCGTTTATCTCCGTTTCGCTCGACGACATCCTCGACATGTACATCGGCAACAGCGAGAAAAACCTGGCCGCCATTTTCGAACAGGCGCGACGGCAGAAACCCTGCGTGCTGTTTTTCGACGAGGTAGACGCGCTGGGCGCCAACCGGACCGACCTGCGCAAAAGCGGCAACCGAACGCTGATCAACCAGTTTCTGGCCGAACTCGACGGCATGGACTCCGACAACGACGGGCTGCTGATTCTGGGCGCGACCAATGCCCCCTGGCACCTCGACAACGCCTTCCGCCGGGCCGGGCGGTTCGACCGGGTGATCTTCGTCGCGCCCCCCGACGAGGCGGCGCGCGAAGCCATTCTGCAACTGCAATTGCAGGGCAAACCCATTGAAAAAATCGACTATACAAGCCTGGCCCGCCGCGCCACCGACTATTCCGGTGCGGACCTGAAAGCCATCGTGGACCTGGCTGTTGAGCAAAAGTTGCAGGAAGCACTACGAAAGGGCGTACCGCAACCGCTCACCACATCGGACCTGAAAGCCGCC
- a CDS encoding sensor histidine kinase, with amino-acid sequence MVNILLVDDRPENLISLETLLKKEDEKITYLFAHSGEEALKIALKEDLALILLDVQMPDMNGFEVARYLRNISRTRDVPIIFVTAIDQDLSHMIRGFEAGAVDFLFKPLHPFITKAKVTAFVGFYEQKKELERANAHVHQLNQDLEARVEERTQELTKINNDLDNFIYTASHDLKAPINNIEGLLQVLVKRLAHDPHQQEQFQPLTSAMAQSVERFKRTIDQLTEVSKLQKQGLEQETPVDLAVVLNEVLLDLDPMVQAIHAHIHLDVQECPSIRFSPKNLRSIVYNLISNALKYHSPDRTPEVWVSCQHQEHALQFSVQDNGLGMDLTQEQKLFSMFKRLHDHVEGSGIGLYMVKKIVDNAGGNIGVESTIGQGSVFTVSLPL; translated from the coding sequence ATGGTAAACATACTTCTGGTGGATGACCGACCAGAAAACCTGATCAGTCTGGAGACGCTTCTCAAAAAAGAGGACGAGAAGATTACCTATCTTTTTGCACATTCGGGCGAGGAGGCACTGAAGATCGCATTGAAAGAAGACCTGGCGCTCATTCTGCTGGACGTGCAAATGCCCGACATGAACGGCTTCGAAGTGGCGCGCTACCTGCGGAATATTTCCAGAACCCGCGACGTGCCCATCATCTTCGTGACGGCCATCGACCAGGACCTGTCGCACATGATCCGGGGTTTTGAGGCCGGGGCGGTCGACTTCCTCTTCAAGCCGCTTCATCCGTTCATCACCAAAGCCAAAGTCACGGCCTTCGTAGGATTTTACGAACAGAAGAAGGAACTGGAACGGGCCAATGCCCACGTCCACCAACTCAATCAGGACCTGGAAGCGCGCGTGGAGGAACGCACGCAGGAACTGACCAAGATCAACAACGACCTCGACAATTTCATCTATACCGCCTCGCACGACCTGAAAGCCCCCATCAACAACATTGAGGGGCTGCTGCAGGTGCTGGTGAAACGGCTGGCCCACGACCCGCACCAACAGGAACAGTTTCAGCCGCTGACGTCTGCCATGGCGCAGTCGGTCGAGCGCTTCAAACGGACGATCGACCAACTGACGGAAGTCTCGAAGCTGCAAAAACAGGGACTGGAACAGGAAACCCCGGTCGATCTGGCGGTGGTGCTGAACGAAGTATTGCTGGACCTGGACCCCATGGTGCAGGCCATCCACGCGCACATCCACCTCGATGTGCAAGAATGCCCTTCGATCCGCTTTTCGCCCAAAAACCTGCGCAGCATCGTTTACAACCTGATCTCCAATGCTTTAAAGTACCATTCGCCCGACCGGACGCCAGAAGTCTGGGTCAGTTGCCAGCACCAGGAACACGCATTGCAGTTCAGTGTGCAGGACAACGGACTCGGCATGGACCTGACGCAGGAACAGAAACTTTTCTCCATGTTCAAACGCCTCCACGACCACGTGGAAGGTTCGGGCATCGGGCTCTATATGGTCAAGAAGATCGTGGACAACGCCGGCGGCAACATCGGCGTGGAGAGCACCATAGGGCAGGGATCGGTCTTTACCGTGTCGTTGCCCCTCTAA
- a CDS encoding chemotaxis protein CheB, which yields MVEVPKLIVIGGSWGGIQASLSILEELPAAYPIPIVLVLHRLRNAESDLQYLFQKKLTLRVKEVDEKESIEAGMVYLAPANYHVLIERDRTFALDVSELENYSRPSIDVTFTSAAETFGAEATGILLSGASRDGSAGLKDIWTQGGMALVQNPDEAEVKTMPMAAISLIPDCLVQNVAQIHSFLLSFA from the coding sequence ATGGTGGAAGTACCCAAACTGATTGTGATCGGTGGCTCGTGGGGCGGCATTCAGGCCTCGCTGTCCATTCTGGAAGAACTCCCCGCCGCCTACCCGATCCCGATTGTGCTGGTTTTGCACCGCCTGCGTAACGCCGAAAGCGACCTGCAGTACCTGTTTCAGAAAAAGCTGACCCTGCGCGTCAAAGAGGTCGACGAAAAAGAGAGCATCGAAGCGGGCATGGTGTACCTGGCGCCAGCCAACTACCACGTGCTGATTGAGCGCGACCGCACGTTTGCACTCGACGTGTCGGAACTAGAGAATTACTCGCGCCCCTCCATCGACGTGACCTTTACCAGTGCGGCCGAAACGTTCGGCGCCGAAGCGACCGGTATTCTGCTCAGCGGCGCCAGCCGGGACGGCAGTGCAGGGTTGAAAGACATCTGGACCCAGGGCGGCATGGCACTGGTACAAAACCCTGACGAAGCCGAGGTCAAAACCATGCCGATGGCGGCGATTAGCCTTATTCCGGACTGCCTGGTACAAAATGTCGCCCAGATTCACTCGTTTTTGCTTTCCTTTGCATGA
- a CDS encoding CheR family methyltransferase yields MRGEHEARFEQEVFEQEVEALIFDIYQQYGYDFRGYARASIYRRVRRFLSNQPIASVDLLRQQVYHDPYFFERFLQEITVNVTEMFRDPSFFRALRTDVLPILSTYPFIKIWDAGCSSGEELFSLAILLHEAGLLNRTKIYATDINQKVLRQAKEGIFPASQIAAYTSGYYAAGGKQEFSSYYVSNYGSIKFHSYLLTNVVFYPHNLATDSSFNEFHLILCRNVLIYFSRPLQERVFRLFDESLVDLGYLGLGKKETLALSDIQRHYSPVDKENRIYRKAG; encoded by the coding sequence ATGAGGGGTGAACACGAGGCCCGTTTTGAACAGGAAGTGTTCGAACAGGAGGTAGAAGCGTTGATTTTTGACATATACCAACAGTACGGTTACGATTTCCGGGGCTACGCCCGCGCGTCGATCTACCGGCGCGTGCGACGCTTTCTGTCCAATCAGCCCATTGCCAGCGTCGACCTGTTGCGGCAGCAGGTCTACCACGACCCTTATTTTTTCGAGCGGTTTTTACAGGAAATCACCGTCAACGTCACGGAGATGTTTCGCGATCCGTCGTTTTTCCGGGCGTTGCGGACCGACGTGCTACCCATTCTGTCGACGTACCCGTTCATCAAGATCTGGGACGCCGGGTGCTCAAGCGGCGAAGAACTTTTCTCGCTCGCCATCCTCCTGCACGAAGCGGGCCTGCTCAACCGTACCAAAATTTACGCCACCGACATCAACCAGAAGGTGCTCCGGCAGGCGAAAGAAGGCATTTTTCCGGCCTCGCAAATCGCCGCTTATACGTCGGGCTACTATGCGGCCGGGGGCAAACAGGAGTTCTCCAGCTATTACGTGAGTAACTACGGGAGTATAAAATTTCACTCGTACTTACTTACCAATGTGGTCTTTTACCCCCACAACCTGGCTACCGACTCTTCGTTCAATGAATTCCACCTCATTTTGTGCCGCAACGTGTTGATCTACTTTTCCCGCCCCCTGCAGGAACGCGTCTTTCGGCTGTTCGACGAAAGTCTGGTCGACCTGGGGTACCTGGGCCTGGGCAAGAAAGAAACGCTGGCCCTGTCCGACATTCAACGCCATTATTCACCGGTCGATAAAGAAAACCGCATTTACCGAAAAGCAGGCTGA
- a CDS encoding response regulator — MNFLKNLKIREKLVLLIACLLIPLLVFVLSTIQNEITENKKLQEEYVQLAESEKISTLIHAFQNETAFAFIAAETDADSSLAQAQTQRNATDIAGQALQTFLDSTGRSLASLALLNDLHAYRRDLDRKTLDTNAFRRYASDVTYSFLDRMDANASDIGNLEIGRQLSSFRDLTDAKVQLGRIRSLLMRTLPAGQFSHTSFARFSTYHGFFEQSLRDFQRYASPADVADLTALTDSQRYKSIAQLFLTLNTNPQLDLSTLAPSQVNEQLAAGIDGFRQIEGQMIQRIKDQVDAEINQKRVNLILLATVLLGVLGLTGLLSLYLINLIANSLYQLKNAADRIRMGATDVTLRVTGTDEIGQVADSFRGVMQKNKALSQVAQAIGEGHYAVEVDVQSDEDVLSHALREMRDKLHQFSLDNTHRNWTLTGISDLNNLITTETTLESVTSQAVKFLCEYTASEAGLVYLHHDDGQLTPAAAYGINYRPDELPAFRVGVGKVGQAASEQRVKVLEDVEDAHLKISTGLADLDPGHLIILPLHFSDTVVGVLELCARRPYTPVQQRFLETASERMAVVLHTLKSHLQTQELLYETQNQAEELETQQEELRQLNAELKASEEELRVNQEELQEKNAELEEKAQLLDEQFEALQNKNKALEDARAAIELKIQQVETVSQYKSDFLANMSHELRTPLNSILILSRLLADNNEKNLSSKQIDHAQIIHKSGNDLLKLINEILDLSKIESGMIRLELAEIPLDAIRMEPYFREMAARKNIRFHEHSTPDGVATITTDRFRLEQILKNFIGNAIKFTDEGGEVELSIHPVRQRPAFRSEQLQAAADVIAFSVRDSGIGIPKEKQNLVFEAFQQADSSTTRKYGGTGLGLTINKELAALLGGELALESEPGVGSTFTLYLPRIPATTDAAPAEQPAAPRPVAPAAKPLPPPSVAPVPTDPVPVLAKAAGVQQVFDTLQTQENDKKQISVLIIEDDKGFSDILADFARAKNFKVAQAHTGTEGLTLARAEKPDAILLDIHLPDTTGWEVLQQIRQDPDLRYASVHVMSAYDKEVTGDFHEHEEYLPKPVTLEMLNKAFATIADVTDRSIETILIVEDNEVENQAIAELLRAHGLKSVSAFSAEAAEKTLAKRKIDCVILDLNLPGMKGYEWMQRLRANRDWSDLPIIIYSGKDLSEEEETRLKEFANTIIIKNEYSYLRLLDEVQLFLHKVNQKLPLGNAFQMKLHVPEEVLQHRKVLVVDDDVRNVYSLSSLLELHGMEVQVAYDGQEALQKLEAEHDIDVVLMDVMMPEMDGIEATKQIRQHLRLKHLPIIALTAKAMKEDREKCLRAGASDYISKPVDTDKLLTLLRVWLYEG; from the coding sequence ATGAATTTTCTAAAAAATCTAAAAATCCGGGAGAAGCTGGTTCTTCTCATTGCCTGCTTACTCATTCCTCTGTTGGTGTTTGTCTTGTCGACCATCCAAAACGAGATCACCGAAAATAAAAAGCTGCAGGAAGAGTACGTGCAACTGGCGGAGTCGGAAAAAATTTCCACCCTGATTCACGCGTTTCAGAACGAAACCGCCTTTGCCTTCATTGCGGCCGAGACCGATGCCGACTCGAGCCTGGCCCAGGCACAGACCCAACGCAACGCGACCGACATTGCCGGGCAGGCCCTGCAAACGTTTCTGGACAGCACGGGGCGCTCGCTCGCATCGCTGGCGCTGCTGAACGACCTGCACGCCTATCGACGGGATCTGGACCGCAAAACGCTGGACACCAACGCGTTTCGGCGCTATGCCTCTGACGTCACGTACAGCTTTCTGGACCGGATGGACGCCAACGCCTCCGACATCGGCAACCTGGAAATCGGGCGGCAGCTTTCCAGTTTTCGGGATCTGACCGACGCCAAAGTACAACTGGGGCGCATCCGCAGTCTGCTGATGCGCACGCTCCCGGCTGGTCAGTTTTCGCATACCTCTTTCGCGCGTTTCAGCACGTACCACGGCTTTTTCGAACAGTCGTTACGCGATTTTCAGCGCTACGCCAGCCCCGCCGACGTCGCCGACCTGACCGCCCTCACCGACTCGCAGCGCTACAAGTCGATTGCGCAGTTGTTTCTCACCCTGAATACCAATCCGCAACTCGACCTTTCCACGCTTGCCCCCTCGCAGGTCAACGAACAACTCGCGGCCGGAATCGACGGCTTCCGGCAGATAGAGGGGCAGATGATCCAGCGCATCAAAGACCAGGTCGATGCCGAAATCAACCAGAAAAGGGTCAACCTGATTTTGCTGGCCACCGTGCTTTTGGGCGTGCTGGGCCTTACGGGGCTGTTGTCGCTCTACCTCATCAACCTGATTGCCAACTCGTTGTACCAGTTGAAAAATGCAGCGGATCGTATCCGCATGGGTGCGACCGACGTGACGCTGCGCGTGACGGGGACAGACGAAATCGGGCAGGTGGCCGACTCGTTCCGGGGCGTGATGCAGAAAAACAAGGCGCTCTCGCAAGTTGCGCAGGCCATCGGCGAAGGCCACTATGCTGTGGAAGTCGACGTGCAGAGCGACGAAGATGTGCTGAGCCACGCCCTGCGGGAGATGCGGGACAAACTGCACCAGTTTTCGCTGGACAACACCCACCGAAACTGGACCCTGACGGGCATCTCTGACCTCAACAACCTGATTACCACCGAAACCACGCTGGAGTCCGTTACCAGCCAGGCGGTCAAATTCCTGTGCGAATACACCGCTTCCGAAGCCGGCCTGGTGTACCTGCACCACGACGACGGGCAACTCACCCCGGCGGCCGCTTACGGCATCAACTACCGCCCCGACGAGCTGCCCGCGTTCCGAGTGGGCGTCGGCAAGGTCGGTCAGGCCGCCAGCGAACAGCGTGTCAAAGTGCTGGAAGACGTGGAAGATGCTCATCTGAAAATCAGTACCGGACTGGCCGACCTTGATCCGGGCCACCTCATCATCCTGCCGCTCCATTTCTCCGACACCGTGGTCGGGGTGCTGGAACTCTGCGCACGCCGCCCCTACACGCCGGTGCAGCAGCGTTTTCTGGAAACCGCCAGCGAGCGGATGGCCGTAGTGCTGCATACCCTGAAGAGCCATTTGCAAACGCAGGAGCTGCTGTACGAAACGCAGAACCAGGCCGAGGAGCTGGAAACCCAACAGGAAGAGCTGCGCCAGTTGAACGCCGAACTGAAAGCTTCGGAAGAGGAGCTGCGCGTCAACCAGGAAGAGTTGCAGGAGAAAAACGCCGAGCTGGAAGAAAAGGCCCAGTTGCTCGACGAGCAGTTTGAAGCACTGCAGAACAAAAACAAAGCCCTGGAAGACGCCCGCGCCGCCATCGAGCTGAAAATCCAGCAGGTGGAAACCGTGAGTCAGTACAAGAGCGACTTCCTGGCCAACATGTCGCACGAGTTGCGTACGCCCCTCAACAGCATCCTGATCTTGTCGCGTCTGCTGGCAGACAACAACGAGAAGAACCTGAGCAGCAAACAGATCGACCACGCGCAGATCATCCACAAATCGGGCAACGACCTGCTCAAGCTCATCAACGAAATCCTCGACCTTTCGAAGATCGAGTCGGGCATGATCCGCCTGGAACTGGCCGAAATTCCGCTCGATGCCATCCGCATGGAACCTTATTTCCGCGAAATGGCCGCCCGCAAAAACATCCGCTTCCACGAGCACAGCACCCCCGACGGCGTCGCGACGATCACGACCGACCGCTTCCGACTGGAGCAGATCCTGAAAAACTTCATTGGCAACGCCATCAAATTTACCGACGAAGGCGGCGAGGTCGAGCTCAGCATCCATCCGGTGCGGCAGCGCCCCGCGTTCCGTTCCGAACAACTGCAGGCGGCCGCCGACGTCATCGCCTTTTCGGTGCGCGACTCCGGCATCGGCATTCCGAAGGAAAAACAGAACCTGGTGTTCGAAGCCTTCCAGCAGGCCGACTCGTCGACCACACGCAAATACGGCGGCACCGGCCTGGGGCTGACCATCAACAAAGAGCTGGCGGCCCTGTTGGGCGGCGAACTGGCCCTGGAGAGCGAACCGGGCGTCGGTAGTACGTTCACGTTGTACCTGCCCCGCATCCCCGCGACTACCGACGCCGCGCCGGCGGAACAGCCCGCTGCCCCTCGGCCGGTTGCCCCGGCAGCCAAACCCCTTCCCCCGCCCTCGGTGGCCCCCGTGCCCACCGATCCGGTTCCGGTGCTGGCCAAGGCGGCAGGCGTGCAACAGGTATTCGATACGCTGCAAACCCAGGAGAACGACAAAAAGCAGATTTCGGTCCTGATCATTGAAGACGACAAAGGCTTCAGCGACATTCTGGCCGACTTTGCCCGCGCCAAGAACTTCAAGGTGGCGCAGGCACACACCGGTACGGAGGGACTTACCCTGGCCCGGGCCGAGAAACCGGACGCCATTCTGCTCGACATTCACCTGCCGGACACTACCGGCTGGGAGGTGCTGCAACAGATCCGCCAGGACCCGGACCTGCGCTACGCCAGCGTCCACGTGATGTCGGCATACGACAAAGAAGTGACCGGCGATTTTCACGAGCACGAGGAATACCTGCCCAAGCCGGTCACGCTCGAAATGCTCAACAAAGCCTTTGCGACCATCGCCGACGTGACCGACCGCTCGATCGAGACCATCCTGATTGTGGAAGACAACGAGGTGGAGAACCAGGCCATCGCCGAACTGCTGCGCGCACACGGCCTGAAATCGGTGTCGGCCTTCTCGGCCGAGGCGGCCGAAAAAACCCTGGCCAAGCGGAAGATCGACTGCGTGATTCTGGACCTGAACCTGCCCGGCATGAAAGGGTACGAGTGGATGCAGCGCCTGCGGGCCAACCGGGACTGGAGCGACCTGCCGATCATCATCTACTCCGGCAAAGACCTGAGCGAGGAAGAAGAAACCCGCCTGAAAGAGTTCGCCAACACGATCATCATCAAAAACGAATACTCGTACCTGCGCCTGCTCGACGAAGTGCAGCTGTTCCTGCACAAGGTGAACCAGAAACTGCCCCTGGGCAACGCCTTTCAGATGAAACTGCACGTACCCGAGGAAGTGCTGCAACACCGCAAGGTGCTGGTGGTGGACGACGACGTGCGCAACGTCTACTCGCTCAGCAGCCTGCTGGAACTGCACGGCATGGAAGTGCAGGTGGCCTACGACGGACAGGAAGCCCTGCAAAAACTGGAAGCCGAGCACGACATCGACGTGGTGTTGATGGACGTGATGATGCCCGAAATGGACGGCATTGAAGCCACCAAACAAATTCGGCAGCATCTACGTTTGAAACATCTACCGATCATTGCACTTACGGCCAAAGCCATGAAAGAAGACCGCGAGAAGTGCCTCCGGGCAGGCGCTTCCGATTACATTTCCAAACCGGTGGATACCGATAAATTGTTGACGTTGTTACGCGTGTGGTTGTATGAGGGGTGA
- a CDS encoding EamA family transporter: MTWWAYALLSALFAALTAVLAKVGIRGVDSDLATAVRTVVILAVAWGLVWYRGALAGLPQLSWQNWTFLLLSGVATGLSWIFYFKALQIGRVSLVAPVDKLSVALAILLSVVFLGEPLSLKTALGAALIIGGTLVLII, from the coding sequence ATGACGTGGTGGGCGTACGCACTTCTTTCGGCCCTGTTTGCAGCCCTGACCGCCGTGCTGGCCAAAGTCGGCATTCGTGGCGTGGACTCTGACCTGGCGACGGCCGTTCGGACCGTGGTGATCCTGGCGGTTGCCTGGGGGTTGGTCTGGTACCGGGGGGCCCTGGCAGGGTTGCCTCAGCTATCCTGGCAGAACTGGACGTTTCTCCTCTTGTCGGGCGTGGCCACGGGACTTTCCTGGATCTTCTATTTTAAAGCGTTGCAAATCGGTCGGGTGTCGCTCGTCGCACCAGTCGACAAACTCAGTGTGGCGCTTGCCATTCTCCTCTCGGTGGTCTTTCTGGGCGAGCCGCTTTCGCTCAAAACCGCGCTGGGGGCGGCCCTGATCATCGGCGGAACCCTAGTCCTTATTATATAG
- a CDS encoding HAMP domain-containing protein: MRYRNLQIGTKLAIVVVVLNLSLIGLLSLLFFQQFQLALNERVLLQLSSILQLKKVQIERLLSETQAELNQTGTVPKAAAVLFDTLVVRQGPPLTLHIPSLTAPVHLPPLRRNAGTIHDLTPAHPTGRMTFAFQLPVDGQQERWVGLTLDAVQEILFERTGMGETGESYLVGQDTTLRSQSRFFPQTNPTHLRVATEGAMAALAGNAGHVQTHDYRDVPVFSAYEPLEINGLHWAILSEIDEREALEPLHRLRTRLWLLAGAVLFLTVVVTSLLSRVVTQPIVLMEKVLNTMSKGDLSPEVPPAASTDELGRMHAALARLVGALKQTIAYADQIGAGDFEADYPLASQEDALGQALLRMRDQLKAYQEKEQAFRRENQRSLLRGVETERARLAKELHDGLGPLLTSLKMRIQALPLTSPEKEVLKTQLDETIQEVRRMSYNLMPSVLRDFGVGEAVQNLVTQMQGITSTQLRYVNSVEEGVVIPAEVGTALYRIAQEALHNGIRHAQAAEIRLSITTFEDRISFYYRDNGVGFDTRREYSGLGLRNMRERVLLLDGMFVLESDASGTLLEIELPL, translated from the coding sequence GTGCGTTACCGAAACCTGCAAATCGGCACCAAGCTGGCCATCGTGGTGGTGGTGCTCAACCTGAGCCTGATTGGCCTGCTTTCTCTGCTGTTCTTTCAGCAATTTCAACTGGCCCTGAACGAGCGGGTACTGCTGCAACTTTCGTCGATCCTGCAACTCAAAAAGGTGCAGATCGAGCGACTCTTGTCCGAAACTCAGGCGGAGTTAAACCAGACCGGAACCGTGCCCAAGGCGGCGGCGGTGCTGTTCGATACGCTTGTGGTGCGACAGGGGCCGCCGCTTACGCTGCACATACCGTCGTTGACTGCGCCCGTGCACTTGCCACCGTTGCGACGCAACGCGGGGACCATCCACGACCTGACGCCTGCGCACCCGACCGGCCGGATGACGTTCGCGTTTCAACTGCCTGTCGACGGGCAGCAGGAGCGGTGGGTGGGCCTGACGCTCGATGCGGTGCAGGAGATTCTGTTCGAACGGACGGGCATGGGCGAAACGGGCGAGTCATACCTGGTGGGGCAGGATACCACCTTGCGGTCGCAGTCGCGGTTCTTTCCTCAGACCAATCCGACCCACCTGCGTGTTGCGACCGAAGGGGCTATGGCGGCGCTGGCCGGAAACGCCGGACACGTGCAAACCCACGACTACCGCGACGTGCCGGTGTTTAGTGCCTACGAACCTTTGGAAATCAACGGGTTGCATTGGGCCATTTTGTCGGAGATCGACGAGCGCGAAGCCTTGGAGCCGCTCCACCGCCTGCGCACCCGCCTCTGGCTGCTGGCCGGAGCGGTCTTGTTCCTGACGGTGGTCGTCACTTCGCTACTATCGCGGGTGGTGACACAACCCATCGTATTGATGGAAAAAGTACTGAACACCATGTCGAAGGGCGATTTGTCGCCCGAAGTGCCCCCGGCTGCCAGCACCGACGAACTGGGCCGCATGCATGCCGCGCTGGCGCGGCTGGTGGGCGCACTCAAACAGACCATTGCCTATGCCGACCAGATTGGCGCGGGCGATTTTGAGGCCGATTACCCCCTGGCCAGTCAGGAGGATGCACTGGGGCAGGCGCTTTTGCGGATGCGCGATCAACTAAAAGCGTATCAGGAAAAAGAGCAGGCCTTCCGACGGGAAAACCAGCGCAGCCTGTTGCGAGGCGTGGAGACCGAACGGGCGCGGCTGGCCAAAGAGTTGCACGACGGCCTGGGACCGCTGCTGACCAGCCTGAAAATGCGCATCCAGGCGCTCCCCCTGACGTCTCCGGAAAAGGAGGTTCTGAAAACCCAACTCGACGAGACCATCCAGGAAGTGCGACGCATGTCGTATAACCTGATGCCCAGCGTGTTGCGCGATTTTGGCGTGGGCGAGGCCGTGCAGAATCTGGTTACGCAAATGCAGGGCATCACCAGTACACAGCTCCGGTACGTCAATTCGGTGGAAGAGGGCGTCGTCATCCCGGCTGAGGTGGGCACGGCGCTCTACCGCATTGCCCAGGAAGCCCTGCACAACGGCATCCGTCACGCGCAGGCCGCTGAAATTCGCCTGTCGATCACCACGTTCGAAGACCGCATCAGCTTCTATTACCGGGACAACGGCGTCGGTTTTGACACGCGCCGGGAGTACAGCGGGCTGGGATTGCGCAACATGCGCGAGCGAGTTTTGCTGCTGGACGGTATGTTTGTCCTGGAATCGGATGCCTCGGGCACGCTCCTCGAAATCGAACTACCACTGTAA